In one window of Pseudomonas benzenivorans DNA:
- the rsmD gene encoding 16S rRNA (guanine(966)-N(2))-methyltransferase RsmD: MRKSPAKPTKAHGGQGQLRIIGGQWRSRRFAFPDGPSLRPTPDRVRETLFNWLAPHVEGARVLDPFAGSGALYLEALSRGASSALALDLNPDSVAALRGHLQALGCENGQLLQADALAYLQQQPATPFDLVFLDPPFHQDLLAPICALLEDRGWLAERAWVYSESETPPSTLGLPGNWRLHREKQAGQVYYALWQRGE, encoded by the coding sequence ATGCGCAAGTCCCCCGCCAAACCGACCAAGGCCCACGGCGGCCAGGGCCAGCTGCGCATCATCGGCGGCCAGTGGCGCTCGCGCCGCTTCGCCTTCCCCGATGGCCCAAGCCTAAGGCCGACGCCTGACCGGGTGCGCGAGACCCTGTTCAACTGGCTCGCCCCCCATGTCGAGGGCGCCCGGGTCCTCGATCCCTTCGCCGGCAGCGGCGCACTGTACCTGGAGGCGCTGTCGCGCGGCGCCAGCAGCGCCCTGGCCCTGGACCTCAACCCGGACTCGGTGGCCGCCCTGCGCGGCCACCTGCAAGCCCTGGGTTGCGAAAACGGCCAGTTGCTGCAGGCCGACGCCCTGGCCTACCTGCAGCAGCAACCGGCCACGCCCTTCGACCTGGTGTTCCTCGACCCGCCCTTCCACCAGGACCTGCTGGCGCCGATCTGCGCGCTGCTGGAAGATCGCGGCTGGCTCGCCGAGCGCGCCTGGGTCTACAGCGAGAGCGAGACGCCGCCTTCGACCCTCGGCCTGCCGGGCAACTGGCGCCTGCACCGGGAGAAACAGGCCGGCCAGGTGTACTACGCCCTCTGGCAGCGCGGCGAGTAA
- a CDS encoding hydrolase, producing MSPTFQPAWWLPGPHLQTLWNPLCRKPVVLRRRRERLWLADGDFLDLDWHGPHSADAPLVLVLHGLTGSSDSLYVVGLQQALAARGWASVALNWRGCSGEPNRLARGYHSGASEDLAETLHHLRAQRPRAPLYAVGYSLGGNVLLKHLGEAGGDSLLHGAVAVSVPFRLDQCADRIGQGFSRVYQAHFMREMVAYVRSKQRLFADLGQAERLATLERLGPLDDLRTFWDFDGRITAPLHGFSDAQDYYQRASSRYFLGRIRTPTLIIQAADDPFVFRHSLPEPAELAPGIEFELHRHGGHVGFVEGTLRRPAYYLERRIPQWLTAQAAT from the coding sequence ATGAGCCCGACCTTCCAACCCGCCTGGTGGCTACCCGGCCCGCACCTGCAGACCCTGTGGAATCCGCTGTGCCGCAAACCGGTGGTGCTGCGGCGCCGGCGCGAGCGCCTGTGGCTGGCCGACGGCGACTTCCTCGACCTCGACTGGCACGGTCCGCACAGCGCCGACGCGCCCCTGGTGCTGGTGCTGCACGGCCTGACCGGCTCGTCCGACTCCCTCTACGTGGTCGGCCTGCAACAGGCCCTGGCCGCCCGGGGCTGGGCCAGCGTGGCGCTGAACTGGCGCGGCTGCTCGGGGGAGCCCAATCGGCTGGCGCGCGGCTACCACTCCGGCGCCAGCGAGGACCTGGCCGAAACCCTGCATCACCTGCGCGCGCAACGGCCCCGGGCGCCGCTCTATGCGGTGGGCTACTCCCTGGGCGGCAACGTGCTGCTCAAGCACCTCGGCGAGGCCGGCGGCGACAGCCTCTTGCACGGCGCCGTGGCAGTGTCCGTGCCGTTTCGCCTGGACCAGTGCGCCGACCGCATCGGCCAGGGCTTCTCGCGGGTCTACCAGGCGCACTTCATGCGCGAGATGGTCGCCTACGTGCGCAGCAAACAGCGCCTGTTCGCCGACCTGGGCCAGGCCGAGCGCCTGGCGACCCTGGAGCGGCTCGGCCCGCTGGACGACCTGCGCACCTTCTGGGACTTCGACGGCCGCATCACCGCACCGCTGCACGGTTTCAGCGATGCCCAGGACTACTACCAGCGTGCCTCGAGCCGTTACTTCCTCGGCCGCATCCGCACCCCGACCCTGATCATCCAGGCCGCCGACGACCCCTTCGTGTTCCGCCACAGCCTGCCGGAGCCGGCCGAACTGGCTCCGGGCATCGAGTTCGAACTGCACCGCCACGGCGGCCATGTCGGCTTCGTCGAGGGCACCCTGCGCCGCCCCGCCTACTATCTGGAGCGGCGCATCCCGCAGTGGCTCACCGCGCAGGCAGCAACCTAG
- a CDS encoding M16 family metallopeptidase, whose translation MNTIARRAVGAALGVLCLPMMALAAAPQPTHEFSLDNGLKVIVREDHRAPVVVSQLWYKVGSSYETPGQTGLSHALEHMMFKGSRKLGPGEASRILRELGAEENAFTSDDYTAYYQVLARDRLAVALELEADRLASLKLPADEFQREIEVIKEERRLRTDDKPSNLAYERFKAMAFPASGYHTPTIGWMADLERMSVEELRAWYQAWYAPNNATLVVVGDVGAGEVKALAERYFGPIPRRAVPTAKAPRELAAPGERRLTLHLKTQLPNLLMGFNVPGLATAQQPRQVHALRLIATLLDGGYSARLPTRLERGEELVSGASAWYDAYARGDSLFVLSATPNTQTGKTLEQAEAGLWRELQDLQQNPPSAEELARVRAQVIAGLVYDRDSITSQATAIGQLETVGLSWKLIDQELAELEAVTPADIQEAARTFFTRDRLSVAYVLPEEARDE comes from the coding sequence ATGAATACGATTGCCCGCCGCGCCGTCGGCGCCGCCCTCGGCGTGCTCTGCCTGCCCATGATGGCACTGGCCGCCGCCCCGCAACCGACCCACGAATTCAGCCTGGACAACGGCTTGAAGGTCATCGTCCGCGAAGACCACCGCGCGCCGGTGGTGGTGTCCCAGCTCTGGTACAAGGTCGGCTCCAGCTACGAGACGCCCGGCCAGACCGGCCTGTCCCATGCCCTGGAGCACATGATGTTCAAGGGCAGCCGCAAGCTCGGCCCCGGCGAGGCCTCGCGCATCCTGCGCGAACTGGGCGCCGAGGAGAACGCCTTCACCAGCGACGACTACACCGCCTACTACCAGGTGCTGGCGCGCGACCGCCTGGCCGTGGCCCTGGAACTGGAGGCCGACCGCCTGGCCAGCCTCAAGCTGCCGGCCGACGAGTTCCAGCGCGAGATCGAGGTGATCAAGGAAGAGCGGCGCCTGCGCACCGACGACAAGCCCTCGAACCTGGCCTACGAGCGCTTCAAGGCCATGGCCTTCCCCGCCAGCGGCTACCACACCCCGACCATCGGCTGGATGGCCGACCTCGAACGCATGAGCGTCGAGGAGCTGCGGGCCTGGTACCAGGCCTGGTACGCGCCGAACAACGCCACCCTGGTGGTGGTCGGCGACGTCGGCGCCGGCGAGGTCAAGGCCCTGGCCGAGCGCTACTTCGGCCCCATCCCGCGCCGCGCCGTGCCGACCGCCAAGGCGCCGCGCGAGCTGGCGGCACCCGGCGAGCGGCGCCTCACCCTGCACCTCAAGACCCAGCTGCCGAACCTGCTGATGGGCTTCAACGTGCCGGGCCTGGCCACCGCCCAGCAGCCGCGCCAGGTGCATGCCCTGCGCCTGATCGCCACCCTGCTCGACGGCGGCTACAGCGCGCGCCTGCCGACCCGCCTGGAGCGCGGCGAGGAGCTGGTCTCCGGCGCCTCCGCCTGGTACGACGCCTACGCCCGCGGCGACAGCCTGTTCGTGCTGTCCGCCACCCCCAACACCCAGACCGGCAAGACCCTGGAGCAGGCCGAGGCCGGCCTGTGGCGCGAGCTGCAGGACCTGCAGCAGAATCCGCCCTCGGCCGAGGAACTGGCCCGGGTACGCGCCCAGGTCATCGCCGGGCTGGTCTACGACCGTGACTCGATCACCAGCCAGGCCACCGCCATCGGCCAGCTGGAGACCGTCGGCCTGTCCTGGAAGCTGATCGACCAGGAGCTGGCCGAACTGGAGGCCGTCACCCCGGCCGACATCCAGGAAGCCGCGCGCACCTTCTTCACCCGCGACCGCCTCAGCGTCGCTTATGTCCTGCCCGAGGAGGCGCGTGATGAGTGA
- a CDS encoding M16 family metallopeptidase yields the protein MSERNTLRYGLLALALLVLLAILLLLVDREDPVESVPAALERDRLESLAELNGQEPNRRDLQIQTWQTAEGAKVLFVEARELPMFDLRLIFAAGSSQDDGVPGLAMLTNAMLNEGVPGKDVGAIAAGFENLGAQFGNGSYRDMAVASLRALSARDIRDPALRLFGEVLGQPTFPEDALTRIKNQLMAGFEYQKQDPGKLASLELFRRLYGEHPYAHPSDGTAESIPAIDRAQLQAFHAKAYAAGNAVIALVGDLSRSEAEALAAQVSAALPQGPALPHIAQPEAPEAGASHIDFPSKQTHLMLAQLGIDRRDPDYAALYLGNQIFGGGGFGTRLMEEVREKRGLTYGVYSGFSAMQARGPFMISLQTRAELSAGTLQLVKELLRDYLDKGPTQKELDDAKRELAGSFPRSNASNAAIAGQLGSIGFYDLPLDHLETFMAEVKALSVEQVKAALRRHLDPEALVIVSAGPDVAQQELPPPTDTPAAQPTGVPEH from the coding sequence ATGAGTGAACGCAATACGCTGCGTTATGGCCTGCTGGCCCTGGCGCTCCTGGTGCTGCTGGCGATCCTGCTGTTGCTGGTCGACCGCGAGGACCCGGTCGAGTCCGTTCCCGCCGCGCTCGAGCGCGACCGGCTGGAGTCCCTCGCCGAACTGAACGGCCAGGAGCCGAACCGCCGCGACCTGCAGATCCAGACCTGGCAGACCGCCGAAGGGGCCAAGGTGCTGTTCGTCGAGGCCCGCGAACTGCCGATGTTCGACCTGCGTCTGATCTTCGCCGCCGGCAGCAGCCAGGACGACGGCGTGCCGGGCCTGGCCATGCTGACCAACGCCATGCTCAACGAGGGCGTGCCGGGCAAGGACGTCGGCGCCATCGCCGCCGGCTTCGAGAACCTCGGCGCCCAGTTCGGCAACGGTTCCTATCGCGACATGGCGGTGGCCAGCCTGCGCGCCCTCAGCGCCCGCGACATTCGAGATCCGGCGCTGCGCCTGTTCGGCGAGGTACTCGGCCAGCCGACCTTCCCCGAGGACGCCCTGACGCGCATCAAGAACCAGCTGATGGCCGGTTTCGAGTACCAGAAGCAGGACCCGGGCAAGCTGGCCAGCCTCGAGCTGTTCCGGCGCCTGTACGGCGAGCACCCCTACGCCCACCCCAGCGACGGCACCGCCGAATCCATCCCGGCGATCGACCGTGCCCAGCTGCAAGCCTTCCACGCCAAGGCCTATGCCGCCGGCAACGCGGTGATCGCCCTGGTCGGCGATCTCTCGCGCAGCGAGGCCGAGGCCCTGGCCGCCCAGGTCTCGGCAGCCCTGCCGCAGGGTCCGGCCCTGCCGCATATCGCCCAGCCGGAGGCTCCCGAGGCCGGCGCCAGCCACATCGACTTCCCATCCAAACAGACCCACCTGATGCTCGCCCAGCTCGGCATCGACCGCCGCGACCCGGACTATGCCGCCCTCTACCTGGGCAACCAGATCTTCGGCGGCGGCGGCTTCGGCACCCGCCTGATGGAGGAGGTGCGCGAGAAGCGCGGCCTGACCTACGGCGTCTACTCCGGCTTCAGCGCCATGCAGGCCCGCGGCCCCTTCATGATCAGCCTGCAGACCCGCGCCGAGCTCAGTGCCGGCACCCTGCAACTGGTCAAGGAGCTGCTGCGCGACTACCTGGACAAGGGGCCGACCCAGAAGGAGCTGGACGATGCCAAGCGCGAACTGGCCGGCAGCTTCCCGCGGTCCAACGCGAGCAATGCGGCGATCGCCGGCCAGCTCGGCAGCATCGGTTTCTACGACCTGCCGCTGGACCACCTGGAGACCTTCATGGCCGAGGTCAAGGCCCTGAGCGTCGAGCAGGTCAAGGCGGCACTGCGCCGCCACCTCGACCCCGAGGCCCTGGTGATCGTCAGCGCCGGCCCCGATGTGGCGCAGCAGGAGCTGCCGCCACCGACGGACACCCCCGCCGCACAACCCACTGGCGTCCCGGAGCACTGA